In Oryza sativa Japonica Group chromosome 11, ASM3414082v1, the following are encoded in one genomic region:
- the LOC107275452 gene encoding uncharacterized protein, whose translation MVVETIRGIFKQDESTGTIGVEFWVVVTMVTLRLKFAVGAIAPLYYSLRPLNNAGRAILLLNYSLVHYTLGLMQLSSSDEKPDDFFQVWAVLLVTLQYSVRIGIPYRKSKDMSLIDLLMSLWAANLIRSQTVLSLKIPLWFIWSVNALRIIAFFISSNSAFDIHTNNMRLVSNYMRYEHELGNPEDVDPATMAGYRYLVLGEGKQEMKVEPPVFKLELDVTNPDEMVTVERVWSLRGSRFLGGGGVDQDNRLKDVCLSFALYKLLRRRFGNLPIHEARQPKTKRLVFDYILQRGSKNYERAFRVTEVELRFLRDFHYSKHAIMFAKGFPGWRMLLAGSLVSAVMYLGFVVHRLSKSPDTDSKLFVTYCIIVLVVIKEVWEIAIYVLSQWTKVLVLCKYVKDSRLRHPLFECALGFFCRLITNAKWNQRIGQYNILVDVLQERSVLFAYRHLKGRFLPVKIKLQGEVKSALFESFSALRNANDNDLESYFPLAFRTNQQDIVSDISWAGDELEADTHRILVWHIATCLCEINLSDQASARTIYSFGIITRPLVKKTAIIADDLWEHYIAAVTLSNHCAYLVTQSLVPDNGLVMNKVYEVVQKEASSAISGCKSMADIYRNLTRMARTPDGSEGRSIVKMGAQLAEQLRLAYGDDEQVALWRDLSRFWRGFLLHLAASTKAAKHDVHLRGPGELTTHLWALLSHAGFLGSGSHGEQMLDPADLNDVLYIPAI comes from the coding sequence ATGGTTGTGGAAACCATCCGAGGGATCTTCAAGCAAGATGAGAGCACTGGCACGATTGGTGTGGAGTTCTGGGTGGTGGTGACCATGGTGACCTTGCGGCTCAAGTTTGCCGTCGGCGCCATCGCGCCACTGTACTACTCCTTGAGGCCACTGAACAACGCCGGCCGAGCTATCCTGCTGTTGAACTACTCCTTGGTGCACTACACCCTGGGACTCATGCAGCTCTCATCGTCCGACGAAAAACCAGATGACTTCTTCCAGGTATGGGCTGTCCTCTTGGTCACTCTGCAGTACAGCGTGAGGATCGGCATCCCGTACAGGAAGAGCAAGGACATGTCCCTCATCGACCTGCTCATGTCCCTGTGGGCAGCCAACCTCATCAGATCCCAGACCGTGCTGAGCCTGAAGATCCCTCTCTGGTTCATCTGGTCCGTCAACGCGCTGCGGATCATCGCCTTCTTCATCTCCTCCAATAGCGCATTTGATATCCACACCAACAACATGAGGCTCGTAAGCAACTACATGAGATACGAGCATGAACTTGGCAACCCCGAGGATGTGGATCCAGCCACCATGGCAGGGTACAGGTATTTGGTCCTAGGAGAAGGCAAGCAGGAGATGAAGGTCGAGCCTCCAGTATTCAAGCTCGAGCTGGACGTGACGAACCCTGATGAGATGGTCACCGTTGAGAGGGTATGGAGTCTTCGCGGCAGCCGGTTTCTCGGTGGTGGAGGAGTGGATCAAGACAACCGGCTCAAGGACGTTTGTCTCTCGTTTGCGCTGTACAAGCTTCTCCGGCGTAGGTTCGGCAACCTGCCCATACACGAGGCCCGGCAACCCAAGACGAAGAGACTCGTCTTCGATTACATCCTGCAAAGAGGTAGCAAAAACTACGAGAGGGCGTTCCGCGTCACCGAGGTGGAGCTGCGGTTTCTCAGAGACTTCCACTATAGCAAACACGCAATCATGTTCGCCAAGGGGTTCCCGGGTTGGAGGATGCTCCTGGCAGGATCTCTGGTTAGTGCAGTCATGTATCTTGGATTTGTTGTTCATCGCTTATCCAAGAGCCCGGACACGGACAGCAAGTTGTTCGTGACTTACTGTATCATCGTCCTTGTCGTCATCAAAGAGGTCTGGGAGATTGCAATTTACGTTCTTTCGCAGTGGACCAAAGTACTGGTGCTGTGCAAGTACGTCAAGGACTCAAGGTTGCGTCATCCGCTGTTTGAGTGTGCATTGGGGTTTTTCTGCAGACTAATCACCAATGCCAAATGGAATCAGCGAATCGGCCAGTACAACATCTTGGTGGATGTTCTTCAAGAAAGAAGCGTCCTGTTCGCATATCGTCATCTCAAAGGGAGATTTCTCCCTGTGAAGATAAAGCTGCAGGGAGAGGTTAAGAGCGCCTTGTTCGAGTCATTCAGTGCACTGCGAAACGCGAATGACAATGATCTGGAATCCTACTTTCCGCTTGCATTTAGAACCAACCAACAGGACATTGTCAGCGATATCTCGTGGGCAGGGGATGAGCTTGAGGCCGACACCCACAGGATACTCGTCTGGCACATCGCCACCTGCCTGTGTGAGATCAACCTCTCCGATCAGGCATCGGCGCGGACGATCTACAGCTTCGGAATAATAACAAGACCTCTTGTGAAGAAAACGGCAATTATCGCAGATGATCTGTGGGAACATTACATAGCTGCAGTCACCTTGTCCAATCACTGCGCATACTTGGTCACTCAGTCACTGGTGCCGGACAATGGCCTCGTCATGAACAAGGTCTACGAGGTTGTGCAGAAAGAGGCCAGCAGTGCCATTTCTGGTTGCAAATCCATGGCAGACATCTACAGAAACCTGACAAGGATGGCAAGAACTCCGGACGGGAGTGAAGGCAGGTCGATAGTCAAGATGGGCGCGCAGCTGGCGGAGCAACTGAGGCTGGcgtacggcgacgacgagcaggTCGCGCTGTGGAGAGACCTGAGCAGGTTTTGGAGGGGGTTCCTGCTTCACCTTGCCGCGTCCACCAAGGCGGCCAAGCACGACGTGCATCTCCGTGGGCCAGGTGAACTCACGACGCACCTGTGGGCTTTGCTGTCCCACGCAGGATTCCTTGGAAGCGGTAGCCACGGCGAGCAAATGCTAGACCCAGCTGACCTCAACGATGTCCTGTACATTCCAGCTATATGA